Proteins found in one Eriocheir sinensis breed Jianghai 21 chromosome 14, ASM2467909v1, whole genome shotgun sequence genomic segment:
- the LOC126998587 gene encoding uncharacterized protein LOC126998587 isoform X5: MKLFVVWTLVLVLGTLGASSMSLTDGADSKGLLKDGTASTTLAKADVDPCRKFDEGVLTDLPKVSDLKSMKTSLESGTNDTIKTMERRVINNTDEAGHLTGNKTVVEKTTETDVQPNRNVSKTTDTQVVIDKEGKESGEKSVTERETLTQTTPDNGILAQTVEVKKVTDEEGNERKEVVIKKEATLQPLTNATVEKPKDDKAATLLPKVGADDQGKNKTETIFSASGKSDGPQKVERTEERKEILPSNITNEVVLKEKEEILPSLNSTKVTSVETKNITEKGDELLKAERTEERKETLSDNKTHVVLVKEKEEKILSQDSTNVTSLESKNVTYEGDGKDVEKETVIQKEVEKNVCNGDIKEVQDERHLNETIEDLKHQVSDVKNMIKEEEAKAKETSATPSQCTEQKAIAAPTIHEGKVITEVVPAVRPVKVVRKVVPAVRPVKVVRKVVPAVRPVKVVRKVVPAVRPVKVVRKVVPAVRPVKVVRKVVPAVRPVKVVRKVVPAVRPVKVVRKVIPAVRPVKVVRKVVPAVRPVKIVRRVVPTVRPVKVVRKVVPAVRQVKVVRKGVPSVRQGKVFVVNRVVKHVTPSVVTKRFPVVTQKKVLAKVLPTVTEGNTPVVTEKKVTEKVAPSVKENVVTIPKREEK, translated from the exons ATGAAGCTCTTTGTAGTGTGGACGCTCGTCTTGGTTCTGGGGACTCTGGGTGCTAGCAGCATGTCGCTGACTGACGGAGCGGACTCCAAGGGGCTCCTAAAGGACGGGACGGCCTCCACTACCCTGGCGAAGGCCGATGTGGACCCTTGCCGAAAATTTGACGAGGGGGTACTCACAGATTTACCCAAGGTGTCTGATCTAAAGAGCATGAAGACAAGTTTAGAAAGTGGCACTAATGACACTATTAAGACCATGGAAAGGAGAGTCATTAATAATACTGATGAAGCGGGGCACTTAACAGGAAACAAGACAGTCGTTGAAAAGACGACAGAGACTGACGTACAGCCCAACCGAAATGTATCAAAGACTACGGATACACAGGTCGTTATTgataaggaaggtaaagaaagtggTGAAAAATCTGTCACAGAGAGAGAAACGCTGACGCAAACCACTCCAGATAACGGGATCTTAGCACAGACGGTGGAGGTAAAAAAGGTCACGGATGAAGAGggcaatgaaagaaaggaagttgTTATAAAAAAGGAAGCAACATTACAGCCTCTTACCAATGCCACTGTAGAAAAGCCGAAGGACGATAAAGCCGCAACTCTTTTACCGAAGGTAGGGGCGGATGACcaaggtaaaaacaaaacagaaactaTATTTAGTGCCTCAGGAAAGAGCGACGGACCTCAGAAAGTGGAacgaacagaggaaagaaaggagattctgcccagcaatataacgaatgaagttgtactgaaagagaaagaagaaatattgccATCACTGAATAGCActaaagtgacatctgtggagacgaAAAATATTACAGAGAAGGGTGATGAACTTCTGAAGGCAGAacgaacagaggaaagaaaggagactcTGTCCGACAACAAAACGCATGTAGTtttagtaaaagagaaagaagaaaaaatactttCACAGGATAGCACTAATGTGACATCCTTGGAAAGTAAGAATGTTACATATGAGGGCgatggaaaagatgtcgagaaagaaactgtaattcaaaaagaagtcgaaaagaatgtgtgtaatgGCGACATCAAAGAGGTTCAAGACGAAAGACATCTTAATGAAACAATTGAAGACTTGAAGCACCAAGTTAGCGACGTGAAAAACATGattaaggaagaagaggcaaaggcTAAAGAAACAAGTGCTACGCCTAGCCAATGCACAGAACAAAAAGCAATTGCCGCCCCTACCATCCACGAAGGGAAGGTCATTACAGAGGTAGTCCCTGCTGTGAGGCCGGtgaaggtcgttagaaaggtagtccctgctgtgaggccggtgaaggtcgttagaaaggtagttCCTGCTGTGAGGCCGGtgaaggtcgttagaaaggtagttCCTGCAGTGAGGCCGGtgaag gtcgttagaaaggtagtccctgcaGTGAGGCCGGtgaaggtcgttagaaaggtagttCCTGCTGTGAGGCCAGtgaaggtcgttagaaaggtagtccctgcaGTGAGGCCGGtgaaggtcgttagaaaggtaaTCCCTGCTGTGAGGCCGGtgaaggtcgttagaaaggtagtccctgctgtAAGGCCGGtgaag ATCGTTAGAAGGGTAGTCCCTACTGTGAGGCCTGtgaaggtcgttagaaaggtagtccctgctgtgaggcaagtgaag GTCGTCAGAAAGGGTGTGCCCTCGGTGAGACAAGGAAAAGTCTTCGTTGTGAATCGAGTTGTTAAACACGTCACCCCTTCGGTGGTAACAAAAAGATTCCCCGTTGTGACACAGAAGAAGGTTCTTGCAAAGGTTCTCCCTACGGTGACAGAAGGAAACACCCCCGTTGTTACAGAAAAGAAAGTTACTGAGAAGGTTGCACCCTCTGTCAAGGAAAATGTAGTTACCATtccaaagagggaggaaaagtag
- the LOC126998587 gene encoding uncharacterized protein LOC126998587 isoform X10, whose protein sequence is MKLFVVWTLVLVLGTLGASSMSLTDGADSKGLLKDGTASTTLAKADVDPCRKFDEGVLTDLPKVSDLKSMKTSLESGTNDTIKTMERRVINNTDEAGHLTGNKTVVEKTTETDVQPNRNVSKTTDTQVVIDKEGKESGEKSVTERETLTQTTPDNGILAQTVEVKKVTDEEGNERKEVVIKKEATLQPLTNATVEKPKDDKAATLLPKVGADDQGKNKTETIFSASGKSDGPQKVERTEERKEILPSNITNEVVLKEKEEILPSLNSTKVTSVETKNITEKGDELLKAERTEERKETLSDNKTHVVLVKEKEEKILSQDSTNVTSLESKNVTYEGDGKDVEKETVIQKEVEKNVCNGDIKEVQDERHLNETIEDLKHQVSDVKNMIKEEEAKAKETSATPSQCTEQKAIAAPTIHEGKVITEVVPAVRPVKVVRKVVPAVRPVKVVRKVVPAVRPVKVVRKVVPAVRPVKVVRKVVPAVRPVKVVRKVVPAVRPVKVVRKVIPAVRPVKVVRKVVPAVRPVKIVRRVVPTVRPVKVVRKVVPAVRQVKVVRKGVPSVRQGKVFVVNRVVKHVTPSVVTKRFPVVTQKKVLAKVLPTVTEGNTPVVTEKKVTEKVAPSVKENVVTIPKREEK, encoded by the exons ATGAAGCTCTTTGTAGTGTGGACGCTCGTCTTGGTTCTGGGGACTCTGGGTGCTAGCAGCATGTCGCTGACTGACGGAGCGGACTCCAAGGGGCTCCTAAAGGACGGGACGGCCTCCACTACCCTGGCGAAGGCCGATGTGGACCCTTGCCGAAAATTTGACGAGGGGGTACTCACAGATTTACCCAAGGTGTCTGATCTAAAGAGCATGAAGACAAGTTTAGAAAGTGGCACTAATGACACTATTAAGACCATGGAAAGGAGAGTCATTAATAATACTGATGAAGCGGGGCACTTAACAGGAAACAAGACAGTCGTTGAAAAGACGACAGAGACTGACGTACAGCCCAACCGAAATGTATCAAAGACTACGGATACACAGGTCGTTATTgataaggaaggtaaagaaagtggTGAAAAATCTGTCACAGAGAGAGAAACGCTGACGCAAACCACTCCAGATAACGGGATCTTAGCACAGACGGTGGAGGTAAAAAAGGTCACGGATGAAGAGggcaatgaaagaaaggaagttgTTATAAAAAAGGAAGCAACATTACAGCCTCTTACCAATGCCACTGTAGAAAAGCCGAAGGACGATAAAGCCGCAACTCTTTTACCGAAGGTAGGGGCGGATGACcaaggtaaaaacaaaacagaaactaTATTTAGTGCCTCAGGAAAGAGCGACGGACCTCAGAAAGTGGAacgaacagaggaaagaaaggagattctgcccagcaatataacgaatgaagttgtactgaaagagaaagaagaaatattgccATCACTGAATAGCActaaagtgacatctgtggagacgaAAAATATTACAGAGAAGGGTGATGAACTTCTGAAGGCAGAacgaacagaggaaagaaaggagactcTGTCCGACAACAAAACGCATGTAGTtttagtaaaagagaaagaagaaaaaatactttCACAGGATAGCACTAATGTGACATCCTTGGAAAGTAAGAATGTTACATATGAGGGCgatggaaaagatgtcgagaaagaaactgtaattcaaaaagaagtcgaaaagaatgtgtgtaatgGCGACATCAAAGAGGTTCAAGACGAAAGACATCTTAATGAAACAATTGAAGACTTGAAGCACCAAGTTAGCGACGTGAAAAACATGattaaggaagaagaggcaaaggcTAAAGAAACAAGTGCTACGCCTAGCCAATGCACAGAACAAAAAGCAATTGCCGCCCCTACCATCCACGAAGGGAAGGTCATTACAGAGGTAGTCCCTGCTGTGAGGCCGGtgaaggtcgttagaaaggtagtccctgctgtgaggccggtgaaggtcgttagaaaggtagttCCTGCTGTGAGGCCGGtgaag gtcgttagaaaggtagtccctgcaGTGAGGCCGGtgaaggtcgttagaaaggtagttCCTGCTGTGAGGCCAGtgaaggtcgttagaaaggtagtccctgcaGTGAGGCCGGtgaaggtcgttagaaaggtaaTCCCTGCTGTGAGGCCGGtgaaggtcgttagaaaggtagtccctgctgtAAGGCCGGtgaag ATCGTTAGAAGGGTAGTCCCTACTGTGAGGCCTGtgaaggtcgttagaaaggtagtccctgctgtgaggcaagtgaag GTCGTCAGAAAGGGTGTGCCCTCGGTGAGACAAGGAAAAGTCTTCGTTGTGAATCGAGTTGTTAAACACGTCACCCCTTCGGTGGTAACAAAAAGATTCCCCGTTGTGACACAGAAGAAGGTTCTTGCAAAGGTTCTCCCTACGGTGACAGAAGGAAACACCCCCGTTGTTACAGAAAAGAAAGTTACTGAGAAGGTTGCACCCTCTGTCAAGGAAAATGTAGTTACCATtccaaagagggaggaaaagtag
- the LOC126998587 gene encoding uncharacterized protein LOC126998587 isoform X27 gives MKLFVVWTLVLVLGTLGASSMSLTDGADSKGLLKDGTASTTLAKADVDPCRKFDEGVLTDLPKVSDLKSMKTSLESGTNDTIKTMERRVINNTDEAGHLTGNKTVVEKTTETDVQPNRNVSKTTDTQVVIDKEGKESGEKSVTERETLTQTTPDNGILAQTVEVKKVTDEEGNERKEVVIKKEATLQPLTNATVEKPKDDKAATLLPKVGADDQGKNKTETIFSASGKSDGPQKVERTEERKEILPSNITNEVVLKEKEEILPSLNSTKVTSVETKNITEKGDELLKAERTEERKETLSDNKTHVVLVKEKEEKILSQDSTNVTSLESKNVTYEGDGKDVEKETVIQKEVEKNVCNGDIKEVQDERHLNETIEDLKHQVSDVKNMIKEEEAKAKETSATPSQCTEQKAIAAPTIHEGKVITEVVPAVRPVKVVRKVVPAVRPVKVVRKVVPAVRPVKVVRKVVPAVRPVKVVRKVIPAVRPVKVVRKVVPAVRPVKVVRKVVPAVRPVKIVRRVVPTVRPVKVVRKVVPAVRQVKVVRKGVPSVRQGKVFVVNRVVKHVTPSVVTKRFPVVTQKKVLAKVLPTVTEGNTPVVTEKKVTEKVAPSVKENVVTIPKREEK, from the exons ATGAAGCTCTTTGTAGTGTGGACGCTCGTCTTGGTTCTGGGGACTCTGGGTGCTAGCAGCATGTCGCTGACTGACGGAGCGGACTCCAAGGGGCTCCTAAAGGACGGGACGGCCTCCACTACCCTGGCGAAGGCCGATGTGGACCCTTGCCGAAAATTTGACGAGGGGGTACTCACAGATTTACCCAAGGTGTCTGATCTAAAGAGCATGAAGACAAGTTTAGAAAGTGGCACTAATGACACTATTAAGACCATGGAAAGGAGAGTCATTAATAATACTGATGAAGCGGGGCACTTAACAGGAAACAAGACAGTCGTTGAAAAGACGACAGAGACTGACGTACAGCCCAACCGAAATGTATCAAAGACTACGGATACACAGGTCGTTATTgataaggaaggtaaagaaagtggTGAAAAATCTGTCACAGAGAGAGAAACGCTGACGCAAACCACTCCAGATAACGGGATCTTAGCACAGACGGTGGAGGTAAAAAAGGTCACGGATGAAGAGggcaatgaaagaaaggaagttgTTATAAAAAAGGAAGCAACATTACAGCCTCTTACCAATGCCACTGTAGAAAAGCCGAAGGACGATAAAGCCGCAACTCTTTTACCGAAGGTAGGGGCGGATGACcaaggtaaaaacaaaacagaaactaTATTTAGTGCCTCAGGAAAGAGCGACGGACCTCAGAAAGTGGAacgaacagaggaaagaaaggagattctgcccagcaatataacgaatgaagttgtactgaaagagaaagaagaaatattgccATCACTGAATAGCActaaagtgacatctgtggagacgaAAAATATTACAGAGAAGGGTGATGAACTTCTGAAGGCAGAacgaacagaggaaagaaaggagactcTGTCCGACAACAAAACGCATGTAGTtttagtaaaagagaaagaagaaaaaatactttCACAGGATAGCACTAATGTGACATCCTTGGAAAGTAAGAATGTTACATATGAGGGCgatggaaaagatgtcgagaaagaaactgtaattcaaaaagaagtcgaaaagaatgtgtgtaatgGCGACATCAAAGAGGTTCAAGACGAAAGACATCTTAATGAAACAATTGAAGACTTGAAGCACCAAGTTAGCGACGTGAAAAACATGattaaggaagaagaggcaaaggcTAAAGAAACAAGTGCTACGCCTAGCCAATGCACAGAACAAAAAGCAATTGCCGCCCCTACCATCCACGAAGGGAAGGTCATTACAGAGGTAGTCCCTGCTGTGAGGCCGGtgaag gtcgttagaaaggtagttCCTGCAGTGAGGCCGGtgaag gtcgttagaaaggtagtccctgcaGTGAGGCCGGtgaag gtcgttagaaaggtagtccctgcaGTGAGGCCGGtgaaggtcgttagaaaggtaaTCCCTGCTGTGAGGCCGGtgaaggtcgttagaaaggtagtccctgctgtAAGGCCGGtgaaggtcgttagaaaggtagtccctgcaGTGAGGCCGGTGAAGATCGTTAGAAGGGTAGTCCCTACTGTGAGGCCTGtgaaggtcgttagaaaggtagtccctgctgtgaggcaagtgaag GTCGTCAGAAAGGGTGTGCCCTCGGTGAGACAAGGAAAAGTCTTCGTTGTGAATCGAGTTGTTAAACACGTCACCCCTTCGGTGGTAACAAAAAGATTCCCCGTTGTGACACAGAAGAAGGTTCTTGCAAAGGTTCTCCCTACGGTGACAGAAGGAAACACCCCCGTTGTTACAGAAAAGAAAGTTACTGAGAAGGTTGCACCCTCTGTCAAGGAAAATGTAGTTACCATtccaaagagggaggaaaagtag
- the LOC126998587 gene encoding uncharacterized protein LOC126998587 isoform X19: MKLFVVWTLVLVLGTLGASSMSLTDGADSKGLLKDGTASTTLAKADVDPCRKFDEGVLTDLPKVSDLKSMKTSLESGTNDTIKTMERRVINNTDEAGHLTGNKTVVEKTTETDVQPNRNVSKTTDTQVVIDKEGKESGEKSVTERETLTQTTPDNGILAQTVEVKKVTDEEGNERKEVVIKKEATLQPLTNATVEKPKDDKAATLLPKVGADDQGKNKTETIFSASGKSDGPQKVERTEERKEILPSNITNEVVLKEKEEILPSLNSTKVTSVETKNITEKGDELLKAERTEERKETLSDNKTHVVLVKEKEEKILSQDSTNVTSLESKNVTYEGDGKDVEKETVIQKEVEKNVCNGDIKEVQDERHLNETIEDLKHQVSDVKNMIKEEEAKAKETSATPSQCTEQKAIAAPTIHEGKVITEVVPAVRPVKVVRKVVPAVRPVKVVRKVVPAVRPVKVVRKVVPAVRPVKVVRKVVPAVRPVKVVRKVVPAVRPVKVVRKVVPAVRPVKIVRRVVPTVRPVKVVRKVVPAVRQVKVVRKGVPSVRQGKVFVVNRVVKHVTPSVVTKRFPVVTQKKVLAKVLPTVTEGNTPVVTEKKVTEKVAPSVKENVVTIPKREEK, translated from the exons ATGAAGCTCTTTGTAGTGTGGACGCTCGTCTTGGTTCTGGGGACTCTGGGTGCTAGCAGCATGTCGCTGACTGACGGAGCGGACTCCAAGGGGCTCCTAAAGGACGGGACGGCCTCCACTACCCTGGCGAAGGCCGATGTGGACCCTTGCCGAAAATTTGACGAGGGGGTACTCACAGATTTACCCAAGGTGTCTGATCTAAAGAGCATGAAGACAAGTTTAGAAAGTGGCACTAATGACACTATTAAGACCATGGAAAGGAGAGTCATTAATAATACTGATGAAGCGGGGCACTTAACAGGAAACAAGACAGTCGTTGAAAAGACGACAGAGACTGACGTACAGCCCAACCGAAATGTATCAAAGACTACGGATACACAGGTCGTTATTgataaggaaggtaaagaaagtggTGAAAAATCTGTCACAGAGAGAGAAACGCTGACGCAAACCACTCCAGATAACGGGATCTTAGCACAGACGGTGGAGGTAAAAAAGGTCACGGATGAAGAGggcaatgaaagaaaggaagttgTTATAAAAAAGGAAGCAACATTACAGCCTCTTACCAATGCCACTGTAGAAAAGCCGAAGGACGATAAAGCCGCAACTCTTTTACCGAAGGTAGGGGCGGATGACcaaggtaaaaacaaaacagaaactaTATTTAGTGCCTCAGGAAAGAGCGACGGACCTCAGAAAGTGGAacgaacagaggaaagaaaggagattctgcccagcaatataacgaatgaagttgtactgaaagagaaagaagaaatattgccATCACTGAATAGCActaaagtgacatctgtggagacgaAAAATATTACAGAGAAGGGTGATGAACTTCTGAAGGCAGAacgaacagaggaaagaaaggagactcTGTCCGACAACAAAACGCATGTAGTtttagtaaaagagaaagaagaaaaaatactttCACAGGATAGCACTAATGTGACATCCTTGGAAAGTAAGAATGTTACATATGAGGGCgatggaaaagatgtcgagaaagaaactgtaattcaaaaagaagtcgaaaagaatgtgtgtaatgGCGACATCAAAGAGGTTCAAGACGAAAGACATCTTAATGAAACAATTGAAGACTTGAAGCACCAAGTTAGCGACGTGAAAAACATGattaaggaagaagaggcaaaggcTAAAGAAACAAGTGCTACGCCTAGCCAATGCACAGAACAAAAAGCAATTGCCGCCCCTACCATCCACGAAGGGAAGGTCATTACAGAGGTAGTCCCTGCTGTGAGGCCGGtgaaggtcgttagaaaggtagtccctgctgtgaggccggtgaaggtcgttagaaaggtagttCCTGCTGTGAGGCCGGtgaaggtcgttagaaaggtagttCCTGCAGTGAGGCCGGtgaag gtcgttagaaaggtagtccctgcaGTGAGGCCGGtgaaggtcgttagaaaggtagttCCTGCTGTGAGGCCAGtgaag gtcgttagaaaggtagtccctgctgtAAGGCCGGtgaag ATCGTTAGAAGGGTAGTCCCTACTGTGAGGCCTGtgaaggtcgttagaaaggtagtccctgctgtgaggcaagtgaag GTCGTCAGAAAGGGTGTGCCCTCGGTGAGACAAGGAAAAGTCTTCGTTGTGAATCGAGTTGTTAAACACGTCACCCCTTCGGTGGTAACAAAAAGATTCCCCGTTGTGACACAGAAGAAGGTTCTTGCAAAGGTTCTCCCTACGGTGACAGAAGGAAACACCCCCGTTGTTACAGAAAAGAAAGTTACTGAGAAGGTTGCACCCTCTGTCAAGGAAAATGTAGTTACCATtccaaagagggaggaaaagtag
- the LOC126998587 gene encoding uncharacterized protein LOC126998587 isoform X17, with protein MKLFVVWTLVLVLGTLGASSMSLTDGADSKGLLKDGTASTTLAKADVDPCRKFDEGVLTDLPKVSDLKSMKTSLESGTNDTIKTMERRVINNTDEAGHLTGNKTVVEKTTETDVQPNRNVSKTTDTQVVIDKEGKESGEKSVTERETLTQTTPDNGILAQTVEVKKVTDEEGNERKEVVIKKEATLQPLTNATVEKPKDDKAATLLPKVGADDQGKNKTETIFSASGKSDGPQKVERTEERKEILPSNITNEVVLKEKEEILPSLNSTKVTSVETKNITEKGDELLKAERTEERKETLSDNKTHVVLVKEKEEKILSQDSTNVTSLESKNVTYEGDGKDVEKETVIQKEVEKNVCNGDIKEVQDERHLNETIEDLKHQVSDVKNMIKEEEAKAKETSATPSQCTEQKAIAAPTIHEGKVITEVVPAVRPVKVVRKVVPAVRPVKVVRKVVPAVRPVKVVRKVVPAVRPVKVVRKVVPAVRPVKVVRKVVPAVRPVKVVRKVVPAVRPVKIVRRVVPTVRPVKVVRKVVPAVRQVKVVRKGVPSVRQGKVFVVNRVVKHVTPSVVTKRFPVVTQKKVLAKVLPTVTEGNTPVVTEKKVTEKVAPSVKENVVTIPKREEK; from the exons ATGAAGCTCTTTGTAGTGTGGACGCTCGTCTTGGTTCTGGGGACTCTGGGTGCTAGCAGCATGTCGCTGACTGACGGAGCGGACTCCAAGGGGCTCCTAAAGGACGGGACGGCCTCCACTACCCTGGCGAAGGCCGATGTGGACCCTTGCCGAAAATTTGACGAGGGGGTACTCACAGATTTACCCAAGGTGTCTGATCTAAAGAGCATGAAGACAAGTTTAGAAAGTGGCACTAATGACACTATTAAGACCATGGAAAGGAGAGTCATTAATAATACTGATGAAGCGGGGCACTTAACAGGAAACAAGACAGTCGTTGAAAAGACGACAGAGACTGACGTACAGCCCAACCGAAATGTATCAAAGACTACGGATACACAGGTCGTTATTgataaggaaggtaaagaaagtggTGAAAAATCTGTCACAGAGAGAGAAACGCTGACGCAAACCACTCCAGATAACGGGATCTTAGCACAGACGGTGGAGGTAAAAAAGGTCACGGATGAAGAGggcaatgaaagaaaggaagttgTTATAAAAAAGGAAGCAACATTACAGCCTCTTACCAATGCCACTGTAGAAAAGCCGAAGGACGATAAAGCCGCAACTCTTTTACCGAAGGTAGGGGCGGATGACcaaggtaaaaacaaaacagaaactaTATTTAGTGCCTCAGGAAAGAGCGACGGACCTCAGAAAGTGGAacgaacagaggaaagaaaggagattctgcccagcaatataacgaatgaagttgtactgaaagagaaagaagaaatattgccATCACTGAATAGCActaaagtgacatctgtggagacgaAAAATATTACAGAGAAGGGTGATGAACTTCTGAAGGCAGAacgaacagaggaaagaaaggagactcTGTCCGACAACAAAACGCATGTAGTtttagtaaaagagaaagaagaaaaaatactttCACAGGATAGCACTAATGTGACATCCTTGGAAAGTAAGAATGTTACATATGAGGGCgatggaaaagatgtcgagaaagaaactgtaattcaaaaagaagtcgaaaagaatgtgtgtaatgGCGACATCAAAGAGGTTCAAGACGAAAGACATCTTAATGAAACAATTGAAGACTTGAAGCACCAAGTTAGCGACGTGAAAAACATGattaaggaagaagaggcaaaggcTAAAGAAACAAGTGCTACGCCTAGCCAATGCACAGAACAAAAAGCAATTGCCGCCCCTACCATCCACGAAGGGAAGGTCATTACAGAGGTAGTCCCTGCTGTGAGGCCGGtgaaggtcgttagaaaggtagtccctgctgtgaggccggtgaaggtcgttagaaaggtagttCCTGCTGTGAGGCCGGtgaaggtcgttagaaaggtagttCCTGCAGTGAGGCCGGtgaag gtcgttagaaaggtagtccctgcaGTGAGGCCGGtgaag gtcgttagaaaggtagtccctgcaGTGAGGCCGGtgaag gtcgttagaaaggtagtccctgcaGTGAGGCCGGTGAAGATCGTTAGAAGGGTAGTCCCTACTGTGAGGCCTGtgaaggtcgttagaaaggtagtccctgctgtgaggcaagtgaag GTCGTCAGAAAGGGTGTGCCCTCGGTGAGACAAGGAAAAGTCTTCGTTGTGAATCGAGTTGTTAAACACGTCACCCCTTCGGTGGTAACAAAAAGATTCCCCGTTGTGACACAGAAGAAGGTTCTTGCAAAGGTTCTCCCTACGGTGACAGAAGGAAACACCCCCGTTGTTACAGAAAAGAAAGTTACTGAGAAGGTTGCACCCTCTGTCAAGGAAAATGTAGTTACCATtccaaagagggaggaaaagtag